One segment of Sesamum indicum cultivar Zhongzhi No. 13 linkage group LG4, S_indicum_v1.0, whole genome shotgun sequence DNA contains the following:
- the LOC105160148 gene encoding dirigent protein 15-like: MEKVVLVAWILVLSVWTTPVLSKYYSESRPYESVQEKRTHLRFYVHDILSGNKPSAVQIAGPNTTKKEDGPTPFGSTFAINDLLTEGPEITSKVIGNARGIYVSSSQDKDLTLVLYIDLGFTSGKFKGSSLNNDYQWTVWNYVLTIVRKFAKVS; this comes from the exons ATGGAGAAGGTTGTACTCGTGGCATGGATATTAGTACTTAGCGTATGGACTACACCGGTTCTCTCCAAATACTACTCCGAAAGCCGGCCGTATGAGTCAGTTCAGGAAAAGAGAACTCATCTTCGCTTCTACGTTCATGACATTCTAAGTGGAAACAAACCAAGTGCAGTGCAGATAGCTGGTCCGAACACCACTAAAAAAGAGGACGGGCCGACACCTTTTGGCTCCACATTCGCCATTAATGATCTACTCACGGAAGGGCCTGAGATAACCTCAAAAGTCATTGGCAATGCACGAGGAATATACGTCTCATCGAGCCAGGACAAGGACTTGACTTTGGTCTTGTATATTGATCTTGGTTTTACAAGTGGGAAGTTTAAAGGGAGTTCACTCA ataatgACTATCAGTGGACGGTTTGGAATTATGTTTTGACCATAGTGAGGAAGTTTGCTAAGGTTTCATGA